The Polynucleobacter sp. JS-JIR-5-A7 region GCTATCGATCCATACAGGATGCACGTTTGAAAGGCCACTACGGGCTTGTCTTGGTTTTAAATTTGCCAAACGACGCTCAGATGTATCAAAAGCATAAAGGCGTCCTGTAGAACGCATCAAGGCACCAATCGCTAAAGTCTTACCGCCAGCACCAGCGCAAAAATCAACCACCATCTCACCACGCTTGGGTGCAAGTAAATATGCCAAAAGCTGACTACCTTCATCTTGTACCTCAAACATACCCGCCTTAAAGCCAGCAGTATTTTGTAATGCCGGCTTGCCCATGATGCGCACACCATCGGGTGCATATGGCGTTGGGATCGCTTGGTAGCGACCGCCCAAGGCATTCATCTGCACGAGCAATTCTTCCCGATTCATCTTCATGGTGTTCGCACGCAAATCTAGGAGTGCAGGATGCATCAATGATTTTGCAAGTTCTTCACGGGTTGCTTCACCAGGATATTTTCCAAAAGCATCCCATAACCACTCAGGTAAATTGTTGCGTACCAAAGGATTTAATGCAGCAGGATCAACCATTGGAAATCGTTGCAACCATTCATATTCACCAGGCTTGAGAACATGCGCCAAATCGGCGATAGCACTCTCGGCACGGTTCGCGGAACCCAAACCACCCTCAGACAAAGCGGACAGCAAACCCAATAGGGCTAAGCGTCTAGCCTGTGAGCCTTCACCACTGACAGCAAATTGAGAGAACTCATTTTTACGACGCAAAATAGCAAAGGCACTCTCTGCAATTAAGGCGCGATCACGATTACCGAGCTGTGGTTCTGCGCGAAAATAGCGACTCACTACACGATCTGCTGGCTGCTCAAAACTGAGTAACTCAGGAAGTAGACGCTCCAAGTGAATGGCATGCTGAGGTAATGCTTTTGCATTCGAAAAATTCTTCTGACCTTCGGGCGCAATGAGATTGCCACTCGCATTACGTCGTTCAGGACGGCGCAAGGGATCTTTAGATTTAGCAGCGTAACTTTTTTGTGAGCTTAGGCGGGTGCCGGATTTACGGGGTGGACGTTCTGCGCTCATAATTTAAAAAATTGCGATTCTGGGGGTTGTAACTTCACTTGATTACCTTCTATTCGCAATCGTCCATCAAGGAACCATTTTACGGCCCGCGGGTAAATTTGATGCTCAGCAGTTAAAACACGAGCCGCCAAAGTCTCTGCATCATCCCCACCCAGGACTGGAACAGAGGCCTGGCAAATAATAGGTCCTTCATCAACACCCTCATTTACAAAGTGAACTGTGGCGCCATGCTCTTTAACGCCGGCCTCTAAAGCCCGCTCATGGGTGTGCAATCCTGGGAATGCTGGCAGGAGCGCTGGGTGAATATTGATTAATCGACCATCGAAATGACGAATAAAACCTGGCGTCAGAATCCTCATAAAACCGGCTAGAACCACCAAATCAGCCCCTAAGTCATCAATTTTCTGGGTGAGGGCAGCATCAAAGGATTCGCGACTTGCATGCTCTTTGTGCTCCAGGACATGGGCTGGAATACCCTGCGCGCGAGCAAAATCAAGGCCCTTGGCCCCAGAGCGATTGGCGATGACCCCTGCAAACTTGACTGGCCACTGCTCTTTTTGAGCTGTTTTGACGATCGCCTCGAAATTGGATCCGCGGCCTGAGATTAAGGTAACGATAGAAAGCATGCCCACAATATAATTGATGGCTACCCTGAAAGCGATTTTGTGAACGTATTCCGCGGCCCGACCCAGTTTTCTGCAGGACCTGCTTGTGCCTTAAGCATCGGTAATTTCGATGGCGTGCACAGGGGTCATCGCGCCCTGCTCAAGCAGTTAGTTGATGGCGCCCATGAAAGAGGTTTGGTGAGTTGCGTCATGACCTTTGAGCCGCACCCCAAAGAATTCTTCTCTCCGGAGCAAGCACCACCCCGCATTCTGAATCTACGGGACAAACTAGCCGCCTTAGCCGAACTTGGTATTGACCGTGTCGTGGTCGAACATTTCAATGCTGCTTTTGCTCGCCTCACACCCGATGAGTTTGTTTCAGAAATCATTGTGAAACGTCTCAACGCCAAATGGATTTTAATTGGCGATGATTTTTGCTATGGCGCAAAACGTGCCGGGAATTTTGCAAGCCTCCAAACAGCAGGTGAAAAATATGGCTTCAAGGTATCGAGTATTCAAACTATCTTAGAAGATGGCGAGCGCATCTCCAGCTCAGCCTTGCGTACTGCCCTTGCTCATGGCGATATGACTCTAGCTGAAAAATTATTAGGTCGTCCTTATGGAATTTCCGGACATGTCATACATGGACAGCAACTCGGACGCAAACTCGGATTCCCTACCTTGAACTTAGCAGTTGCCAATCACTTACACCATCGCAAGCCAGCAACTACCGGGATCTTCACTGCACAGGTATTGGGACTTAGTGATAAACCCCTACCAGCAGTGGCTAGTTTAGGAGTAAGGCCTACCGTTGAAGATGAAGGTCGTGTTCTGCTTGAAACACACATCTTTGACTACCAAGAAGATGTCTACGGAAAAATTATTACCGTTGAGCTCTTAGAAAAAATTCGTGATGAGGCCAAGTACGATGACCTCGACACCTTAACAAATGCGATTGCAGCGGATGCACAGCACGCCAGAAATTATTTCCAGAAAAAAGCTTATGTCTGAAAAAGAAAATTCCTATCCAGTCAATTTACTAGATACCTCCTTCCCAATGCGAGGGGATCTGGCTAAGCGTGAACCGCAATGGGTTGCTCAGTGGCAAAAAAATAAGCTCTACGAAAAGATTCGTGCAGCTCATGCTAATCAACCTCAGTTCATCTTGCATGATGGTCCTCCGTATGCAAACGGCGATATTCACATTGGTCACGCAGTAAACAAGATTCTGAAAGACATGATTGTGAAGTCGCGCTGGCTCATGGGTTATGACTCTGCCTATGTACCTGGATGGGATTGTCATGGCATGCCAATTGAAATTCAGATTGAAAAACAATTTGGCAAGAACTTGCCAACTGCAGAGGTGCAAGCTAAAGCACGTGCCTACGCCCAAGTACAAGTAGATAAGCAGAAGATAGACTTTGAGCGCCTTGGCGTTTTGGGTGACTGGAACAATCCCTATCTCACAATGAACTACCGCAATGAGGCTGATGAAATTCGTGCACTAGGTAAGATCTGGGAAAAAGGATACGTCTTTCGTGGTCTCAAACCAGTGAACTGGTGTTTTGATTGTGGCTCTGCACTCGCTGAGGCCGAAGTGGAATACCAAGATAAAACTGATCCAACGGTTGATGTTGGCTTTGCGTTTGATGATGCACAGCGACCACAGCTCGCAAAAGCATTTGGTCTTCCTGAGTTACCTAATAAGCCTGGCCAGATTGTCATCTGGACAACAACGCCTTGGACTATTCCTGCAAACCAAGCAATGAATGTTCATCCAGAGGTGACTTATGCACTAGTAGATGTTGGCGATAAGTTATTGATCCTGGCAAAAGATCTTGTTGACACATGCTTACAGGACTATGGTCTTGAGGGCAAAGTGATTGCTACCTGCCTAGGCGCGCAACTAGCGAATATTTCTTTCTGGCATCCGCTAGCCCCATTACACGAGGGATATAAGCGCCTCTCTCCAATCTATCCCGCTGAATACGTCACGCTCGATACTGGCACAGGCATTGTTCACTCTGCGCCTGCTTACGGCGAAGAAGACTTTAAGTCTTGCAAAGCAAATAAGCTAGCCGATAAAGATATTCTGAATCCTGTGATGGGCAATGGTGTCTATGCCTCTTGGTTGCCACTCTTTGCAAACGAATATATTTGGAAAGCCAATCCCAAAATTGTGGAAGCAATGCGTGAAGCGGGCAGTTTGTTGCGCGACAAAACGTATACCCACTCTTACATGCATTGCTGGCGTCATAAGTCGCCGATTATTTATCGCGCTACTTCACAATGGTTTGCAAGCATGGACAAGAAGCCATCTGATGGCAAAGCTAGCTTGCGTGAGACTGCCTTAGCTGGCATTGATAGTACCGAGTTTTTTCCGGCTTGGGGTAAACAGCGCCTCCATAGCATGATTGCCAATCGCCCTGATTGGACCTTGTCACGCCAACGCCAGTGGGGTGTACCCATGGCCTTCTTTGTTCATAAGGAAACGGGTGATCCACATCCTCGCACTGTTGAGCTACTGGAAGAAGTTGCTAAGCGTGTTGAAAAAGGTGGCATTGAAGCTTGGCAGCAACTGGAAGTTTCTGAGTTGCTTGGTGAAGAAGCATCACAATACGAAAAGAATCGTGACACCTTAGATGTTTGGTTTGATTCAGGGACAACACACTGGCATGTGATTCGCGGATCACATCGCAATGAATTACTAACTACCGATGCTGAGACACCGAACGGTCGATTAGCCGACTTATACCTCGAGGGCTCAGACCAACACCGCGGCTGGTTCCATTCCTCCTTACTCACCGGCGCCATGCTCGATGGCAAGCCACCCTATAAAGCACTACTCACTCATGGCTTTACTGTTGATGGTCAAGGCCGCAAGATGAGTAAGTCCGTAGGCAATGTCATCGCACCACAACAAGTGGCTGACAAACTCGGCGCTGAAATCATTCGCCTCTGGGTTGCCTCAACCGACTACTCCGGTGAAATGACTATCTCTGATGAGATTCTGAAGCGCGTGACTGAAAGTTATCGCCGCATTCGCAATACCTTGCGTTTCTTGCTCGCCAATCTTTCTGATTTTGATCCTAGCAAGCACACAATGCCTGCTGAACAATGGCTTGAGATCGATCGTTACGCAGTGGCACTTGCTAATCAATTACAAGGCGATATCGAAGCCCATTACAAGGCTTATGAGTTTCATCCAGCTGTGACTCGCATGCTCACTTTTTGCTCAGAAGATTTAGGCGGCTTCTACTTAGACATCCTCAAAGATCGTCTCTATACCAGTGCGCCAAACTCACCTGATCGCAGAGCCGCCCAGAATGCGCTCTTTCACATCACTCGCAATCTCTTGAAGTGGTTATCGCCATTCCTCTCCTTCACCGCTGAAGAAGCATGGCAATCATTCCCGCATGGCTCAGGTAGTAAACCGTCTGAATCCATCTTTATGGAAGGGTTCGGCGCATTACCAGAAGTCTCTCATGCCGATGAATTGCTGGCCAAATGGAATCGCATTCGTGAAATCCGCTCTGAAGTGACCAAAGCCATTGAGTTAGAACGTGAGGCCGGTAATGTTGGCTCATCCCTACAAGCTGAGCTGACCATTAAATTAGGTGATGTTGACTTTGCTATCTTGCATTCACTTGAGGATAACTTGCGTTTCGTAACCATCACCTCAAGCGCTAAGATTGAACTCAGCAATGATGGTCTCGAGGTCCTAGTACGCGGTAGTCAATATAAAAAATGTGGTCGTTGCTGGCATCACACTAAAGACGTAGGTGCCAATGCTGATCATCCAGAGCTCTGTGGTCGCTGTATCAGCAATCTCTTTGGCGCCGGTGACCACCGCTTGTTTGCCTAAGTACCAGCAATTGATGAGCCTACCAATGCTTCGCTATCTTGCTATTGCAACGATGATTCTGCTCTTAGACCAGTTGAGTAAGTGGGCTGCGTTAAGCAATTTGCAAATGGGTGTGCCTGAACCCGTCCTTCCTTTTCTGAATTGGCTACTGCTTTTTAATCCAGGCGCGGCGTTTTCATTCTTGGCACAGGGATCAGGTTGGCAGCGTTGGTTCTTTACTATTCTTGGTCTCATAGCCAGTATCTACATCATTTACTTATTACGTAAAAGCCTTGGCGAGAAACTACTGTGCCTGGCACTCAGCCTGATTCTGGGTGGTGCGCTAGGCAATGTTTTAGACCGAATCATGTATGGTGCCGTAGTTGACTTCATCGATTTGCACTACGCCAACTGGCATTGGCCAGCCTTTAATATTGCCGATAGCGCAATCTGTATTGGGGCAGGCCTCATCATCTGGAGCGAATTGCGCAAGTCATTTGGCAAATCCCCTCAATCCCATTAAGCTGGCGCCATGCAATCACTTTTAAATAAGAAAATCGTTCTCGGCATCTCCGGCGGCATTGCTGCCTATAAGACACCAGAGCTCGCTCGCCTGTTAATACAAGAGGGCGCTTCTGTACAGGTAGTGATGACCGAGGCTGCACAACAATTTGTGACATCTGTCACCATGCAAGCGCTCACAGGCAATCCAGTCTTCACCAGCCAATGGGATAACAGCATTAGTAACAATATGGCTCATATCGAGTTATCACGCTCAGCTGACATCATCCTGATTGCGCCAACGAGTGCAGACCTTATGGCCAAACTTTCCCTTGGCTTGGCAGATGATTTGCTCAGCACGCTTTGCTTAGCAAGAGATTGCCCGTTGCTAATTGCCCCTGCGATGAACAAACAGATGTGGGAGCACGCAGCCACTCAGAGGAGTGCTGACCGCCTCCACCATGATGGGGTAACTCTTCTCGGCCCCGCGAGTGGCTTTCAGGCTTGCGGAGAAGTGGGCATGGGCAGAATGCTTGAGCCTGCAGAAATTTCTGAGCAAGTCATTGCTTTCTTTCAAAAGAAATCACTTGTAGGTAAAAAAGTATTGATTACTGCTGGCCCCACCTTTGAAGCGATTGATCCAGTCCGCGGCATTACCAATCACAGCTCCGGAAAGATGGGCTTTGCCATTGCTAGAGCCGCTTTGGAGGCTGGTGCCCAAGTACGTCTGATTGCAGGCCCCTGCGATCTTCCTACGCCATTAGAGGCGACTGGAAAGATTATCCGGACTAATGTCGTGAGCGCTAAAGAAATGCACGCTGCAACATTGGCAGCCACTGATTGCGATGTGTTCTTTGCGGTAGCGGCAGTAGCAGACTGGGGCATTGCAAAGCCTGCCAAAGAAAAAATAAAGCGCCAAGGTGATGGTGCTCCAAACATGGAATTTGTAGCCAATCCAGATATTCTTTTAGATGTTGCCAAGACAGTCAAAACCAAAAACGGCAAACCTTCCCCTTATTGCGTTGGCTTTGCTGCCGAATCCACCGATCTCGAAAAGCATGCGGACGAGAAACTGAAGCGCAAAGGTATTCCAATGATTGTTGGCAACATTGGTCCAGATACCTTTGGAAGCGACTTCAATCAGTTACTCGTTATGGATGCTAGTGGTAGTAAAAAAATAGCGAAGGCTGAAAAACTTCACCTTGCTCGCCAACTCATTCAACTAGTAGCCAAGAAAATTTAACAGCATTCTCTTTACTTACATTCCCTGCTTTAGGAAATTTCATGCAATCTTTACAAGTCAAAATTCTCGATGAACGGATGCGGTCTCAACTACCTACTTATGGCACCCCTGGTAGCGCTGGACTAGATCTACGTGCCTGTATCGATGAAACGATGGAGATTGCTCCGGGCCAAACTATTTTAGTGCCTACCGGTTTAGCCATTTATGTAGAAGATCCACGCTATGCGGCTTTTATTCTTCCTCGCTCAGGCCTTGGTCATAAGCATGGCATCGTCTTGGGTAACTTAGTTGGCCTCATTGATTCTGACTACCAAGGTCAATTGATGGTGAGCACCTGGAATCGTGGATCTACTCCATTTAAGCTTGAGCCAATGGAGCGCCTTGCACAACTCGTAGTGATGCCAGTGCAACAAGTTGAACTCAAAGTCGTCGAGGGGTTCACTGAAAGTAGCCGTGGTGCAGGTGGCTTTGGTAGCACCGGTCGCAGCTAATTCATCTACCAATACGAATGAACAAAAAAGCCACCCGAGGGTGGCTTTTTTCCTTCTATAAATCCTACTACTTATTACTTGCGAATATGCGCTTTACGTGCAGCATCTTGTGACATACCGGCACCCGCACCTTCGCGAGATTCTTTTTCTGCAGTAATTTCCTTGCGACGCTCTTTGCAAGAACCAGCAATCTCTTGCAAAGCCTTGCGAGCACGAGCAGCAGACGCTTTAATGCCTTTGCCTTGGAACTTCTCATTCTCCGCTTTGTAAGTTTCAAAGGATTCTAGCAATTTATCGTGATGAGACATATTTTCCTTTTTGAGTAGTGCGTCTGTGATTGATTACATTTCTTCTGCAGGTGCTACGTCCACCTTGGCGGCTTTGCCAGGCAACTTAGGAGCCTCAAAGTTCAACTGCACTTTGCCATCAGCATCAATATCCACATCGACATGACCGCCTTGCGCCAGCTTACCAAAGAGTAGTTCGTCTGCCAAAGCCTTGCGAACCGTGTCTTGAATGATGCGCTGCATTGGGCGAGCGCCCATTAAGGGATCAAAAC contains the following coding sequences:
- the purN gene encoding phosphoribosylglycinamide formyltransferase — protein: MLSIVTLISGRGSNFEAIVKTAQKEQWPVKFAGVIANRSGAKGLDFARAQGIPAHVLEHKEHASRESFDAALTQKIDDLGADLVVLAGFMRILTPGFIRHFDGRLINIHPALLPAFPGLHTHERALEAGVKEHGATVHFVNEGVDEGPIICQASVPVLGGDDAETLAARVLTAEHQIYPRAVKWFLDGRLRIEGNQVKLQPPESQFFKL
- the ileS gene encoding isoleucine--tRNA ligase, which translates into the protein MSRKKLMSEKENSYPVNLLDTSFPMRGDLAKREPQWVAQWQKNKLYEKIRAAHANQPQFILHDGPPYANGDIHIGHAVNKILKDMIVKSRWLMGYDSAYVPGWDCHGMPIEIQIEKQFGKNLPTAEVQAKARAYAQVQVDKQKIDFERLGVLGDWNNPYLTMNYRNEADEIRALGKIWEKGYVFRGLKPVNWCFDCGSALAEAEVEYQDKTDPTVDVGFAFDDAQRPQLAKAFGLPELPNKPGQIVIWTTTPWTIPANQAMNVHPEVTYALVDVGDKLLILAKDLVDTCLQDYGLEGKVIATCLGAQLANISFWHPLAPLHEGYKRLSPIYPAEYVTLDTGTGIVHSAPAYGEEDFKSCKANKLADKDILNPVMGNGVYASWLPLFANEYIWKANPKIVEAMREAGSLLRDKTYTHSYMHCWRHKSPIIYRATSQWFASMDKKPSDGKASLRETALAGIDSTEFFPAWGKQRLHSMIANRPDWTLSRQRQWGVPMAFFVHKETGDPHPRTVELLEEVAKRVEKGGIEAWQQLEVSELLGEEASQYEKNRDTLDVWFDSGTTHWHVIRGSHRNELLTTDAETPNGRLADLYLEGSDQHRGWFHSSLLTGAMLDGKPPYKALLTHGFTVDGQGRKMSKSVGNVIAPQQVADKLGAEIIRLWVASTDYSGEMTISDEILKRVTESYRRIRNTLRFLLANLSDFDPSKHTMPAEQWLEIDRYAVALANQLQGDIEAHYKAYEFHPAVTRMLTFCSEDLGGFYLDILKDRLYTSAPNSPDRRAAQNALFHITRNLLKWLSPFLSFTAEEAWQSFPHGSGSKPSESIFMEGFGALPEVSHADELLAKWNRIREIRSEVTKAIELEREAGNVGSSLQAELTIKLGDVDFAILHSLEDNLRFVTITSSAKIELSNDGLEVLVRGSQYKKCGRCWHHTKDVGANADHPELCGRCISNLFGAGDHRLFA
- a CDS encoding RsmB/NOP family class I SAM-dependent RNA methyltransferase, translated to MSAERPPRKSGTRLSSQKSYAAKSKDPLRRPERRNASGNLIAPEGQKNFSNAKALPQHAIHLERLLPELLSFEQPADRVVSRYFRAEPQLGNRDRALIAESAFAILRRKNEFSQFAVSGEGSQARRLALLGLLSALSEGGLGSANRAESAIADLAHVLKPGEYEWLQRFPMVDPAALNPLVRNNLPEWLWDAFGKYPGEATREELAKSLMHPALLDLRANTMKMNREELLVQMNALGGRYQAIPTPYAPDGVRIMGKPALQNTAGFKAGMFEVQDEGSQLLAYLLAPKRGEMVVDFCAGAGGKTLAIGALMRSTGRLYAFDTSERRLANLKPRQARSGLSNVHPVWIDSENDAKIKRLAGKIDRVLVDAPCSGMGTLRRNPDLKWRQTPEGVLELNQKQMNILGSAARLLKPGGRLVYATCSLLPQENQAIAEDFLVKHPEFEVVPAAEALKPLFPKDKFPLGCSSDNPWWQLWPHIHGTDGFFGAVFQKKGSKLEKAEKPKTPEITKDKPKKT
- the lspA gene encoding signal peptidase II, translated to MLRYLAIATMILLLDQLSKWAALSNLQMGVPEPVLPFLNWLLLFNPGAAFSFLAQGSGWQRWFFTILGLIASIYIIYLLRKSLGEKLLCLALSLILGGALGNVLDRIMYGAVVDFIDLHYANWHWPAFNIADSAICIGAGLIIWSELRKSFGKSPQSH
- a CDS encoding bifunctional riboflavin kinase/FAD synthetase gives rise to the protein MNVFRGPTQFSAGPACALSIGNFDGVHRGHRALLKQLVDGAHERGLVSCVMTFEPHPKEFFSPEQAPPRILNLRDKLAALAELGIDRVVVEHFNAAFARLTPDEFVSEIIVKRLNAKWILIGDDFCYGAKRAGNFASLQTAGEKYGFKVSSIQTILEDGERISSSALRTALAHGDMTLAEKLLGRPYGISGHVIHGQQLGRKLGFPTLNLAVANHLHHRKPATTGIFTAQVLGLSDKPLPAVASLGVRPTVEDEGRVLLETHIFDYQEDVYGKIITVELLEKIRDEAKYDDLDTLTNAIAADAQHARNYFQKKAYV
- the dut gene encoding dUTP diphosphatase, with protein sequence MQSLQVKILDERMRSQLPTYGTPGSAGLDLRACIDETMEIAPGQTILVPTGLAIYVEDPRYAAFILPRSGLGHKHGIVLGNLVGLIDSDYQGQLMVSTWNRGSTPFKLEPMERLAQLVVMPVQQVELKVVEGFTESSRGAGGFGSTGRS
- the coaBC gene encoding bifunctional phosphopantothenoylcysteine decarboxylase/phosphopantothenate--cysteine ligase CoaBC, coding for MQSLLNKKIVLGISGGIAAYKTPELARLLIQEGASVQVVMTEAAQQFVTSVTMQALTGNPVFTSQWDNSISNNMAHIELSRSADIILIAPTSADLMAKLSLGLADDLLSTLCLARDCPLLIAPAMNKQMWEHAATQRSADRLHHDGVTLLGPASGFQACGEVGMGRMLEPAEISEQVIAFFQKKSLVGKKVLITAGPTFEAIDPVRGITNHSSGKMGFAIARAALEAGAQVRLIAGPCDLPTPLEATGKIIRTNVVSAKEMHAATLAATDCDVFFAVAAVADWGIAKPAKEKIKRQGDGAPNMEFVANPDILLDVAKTVKTKNGKPSPYCVGFAAESTDLEKHADEKLKRKGIPMIVGNIGPDTFGSDFNQLLVMDASGSKKIAKAEKLHLARQLIQLVAKKI